A window from Sinorhizobium fredii encodes these proteins:
- the hisI gene encoding phosphoribosyl-AMP cyclohydrolase has translation MTLTFAAPSNDKAELEIGSAFTPRFDEKGLVTAVVTDARDGELLMVAHMNAEALALTIETGIAHYFSRSRNSLWKKGESSGNVQAVQEIRTDCDQDAVWLKVTVAGHDATCHTGRRSCFYRTVGVEGGEPKVTISDERRYFDPKLVYAEK, from the coding sequence ATGACGCTGACTTTTGCTGCTCCCTCGAACGACAAGGCCGAGCTTGAGATTGGCTCGGCCTTCACGCCCCGCTTCGACGAGAAGGGCCTGGTCACCGCTGTAGTGACCGACGCCCGCGACGGCGAATTGCTGATGGTCGCGCATATGAATGCCGAGGCACTGGCGCTGACGATCGAAACCGGTATTGCCCACTATTTCAGCCGCTCGCGCAACAGCCTGTGGAAGAAGGGCGAGAGTTCCGGCAACGTGCAGGCCGTCCAGGAAATCAGGACCGATTGCGATCAGGACGCCGTCTGGCTGAAGGTTACCGTTGCAGGCCATGACGCCACCTGTCACACGGGACGCCGCTCCTGCTTCTACCGCACGGTTGGGGTCGAGGGCGGTGAGCCGAAAGTAACCATTTCGGATGAACGCAGATACTTTGATCCGAAGCTTGTCTACGCCGAAAAATAG